In the genome of Natronomonas salina, the window CGTCGTTGCCTGTACGAGCGCCTGGTCGATCTCGCGGATGAGCTCGTTCGTCCGGTTCAGCGACTCCAGCTGCCGGTTGCGGGCGGCCAGCTCCCGCTCGTGCTCGTGAATCGCGGCCTCGCGTTCGACCCGGTCGAGCGTCGCCTCGACGGTCGCCGCGAGGTGGTCGGCCAGCCGGTTGGTCCGCTGATCGAAGTGGCCCACCTCCTCGGAGACGATCGCCAGGACCCCGTGTTCGCCCAGGGGAATCCAGATGCCGCTCCGCAGCGGCGTCTCCTCGCGGTAGACGTGCTCGGACTCGCGGACGTCGTCGTGGGTGATCGTCTCCTCGCGGATGAACGCCTGCCAGGCGATCGACGTGTTGCCGGGGCCGAGCGTCGGCATCTCGCCGAAGACGCCCTCGAGGTAGTCGGTGAACGCCGCGGGTTCGAGGACGTTCGTGGAGTCGTCGAACAGGTAGACGACCACGCCGGAGAGCCCGAGCACCTCGACGGCGGTGTCGACGGCGAGGCGACCGACCTCCCCCTCCGACTCGGCGCCGATCAGCTCCCGGCTCGCGTTGTGGAGGGCCACCTGCGTCCGCTCGAACTGCTTGCGGTCGATGGCGTGCTGGATCGACCGCCGCAGCAGCGGCGGCGTGAGCTCGTCCTTCAGGAGGTACTCCTGGGCGCCCTGCTGGACCGCCTGCCCGCCGACCGTCTCGTCGTCGAGGCCCGTCAGCACCACGATGGGCACCTCCTGGGAGTGCTCGCGGACGGTCTCGAGGGTCTCGAGGCCCGTGCTCTCCGGCAGCCCGAGGTCGAGCAACACCACGTCGATCCCGTTCTCGTCGATCCGCTCGAGGCCGTCGGTCAGGTTGGCGACGCGGTCGACCTGCGGGAGGCCCGCTCCGTCGCCCCCGGCCGACCGTTCGGCCCCCTCGACGAGCAGCTCCTCGACCAGCCGCGCGTCCCCCGGGTTGTCCTCGATCAGGAGGACGTCGATCCCCATCGCCGACACTACCGGTCACCTCCCCGCGCGACCCGGTCGGACGAACGCAGATGTCGCTCCCCGGCCCGCGTCGAGGCGAGAGACGGTGCCGGAGCGGTTACCTCGGCGACCGTCGCGTCAGGCATCCGCATCACCGTCCGACGCCGGCAGCGTGAAGTAGAACGTCGACCCCTCGCCGGGCGTCGATTCCACCCAGATGTCGCCGCCGTGACGCTCGACGATGCGTTCACAGAGCGCCAGGCCGATCCCCGTCCCGGCGTACTGCTCGCGGGAGTGGAGCCGCTGGAACACCTCGAAGACCATCTCGGTGTTCTCCGGGTCGATGCCGATGCCCTCGTCGCTGACCGAGACGACCCACCGCTTGCCCGTCCGGTCCGCGCCGACGTGGACCTGCGGCCGCTCCTCGCCGCTGTACTCGATGGCGTTGTCCAGCAGGTTCTGGAAGACCTGCCGGAGTTGCCCACGGTCGCCCTGGACGGTGGGGAGTGACTCGATAGTTATCTCGGCGCCGGTCTCCTGGATCTGCAACTGCAGGTCCGCGAGGACGTCGTCGACGACGTCCTCGAGGTCGACGGGCTCGAAGGGGTCCCCGCGGGTCTCGATGCGGGAGTACGCCAGCAGCGCCTCGATCATCTCGCGCATCCGCTCGGCGCCGTCGACCGCGAAGTCGATGAACTCCTCGGCCTCCTCGTCCAGCTCGTCGACGTAGCGGCTCTCGATGAGCTTGAGGTAACTCGAGACCATCCGCAACGGTTCCTGGAGGTCGTGGGAGGCCGCGTACGCGAACTGCTCGAGGCGCTCGTTGGACTCCTCGAGCTTCTCGACGGTGTCCTCCAGTTCCGTCTGGTACTGGTGGCGCTCGATGGCCTCCGCGAGGATGTTCGCGACGCTCTGGACGAAGTTGACGTCCTCATCGGTGAACTCGCGGCGCCCCGTGTCGTGGGTCCCGAGGATCCCCCAGGGGTCGTCGATCGAGCCGATGATCGTGCTGATGCCGCTGGCCACGTCGTGGGAGGTCAACAGCTCCGGCCCGCTGAACCGCGACTCCGTCGCGAGGTCCTCGACCACTACTGGCCCGTCGGAACGCAACGTGTAGCCCGCCTGCGAGTCGTCCTCGTCGGCGCCGACGGTCGCGTTCCCGGCGATGCCCTCGTCCCAGCCGACGCCCTGCCGCAACAGCAGCTCGCGACTGGCGGGGTCGAGGTCCAGCACCTTGCAGTAGTCGGTGTCGAGGACCTCCGAGACGCGCCGGGCCGCCTCGGCCATGAGCTGGTCGAGGTCGTCGGCCACCAGCGCGAACTGTCCGAGTTCGGCAACGGCCTGCTGCTGGTGAGCGCGGGCCTGCAGCTCCCGCTCGTACTCGCGGCGCTCCGTGACGTCCTGGACGACGAGCATCCCCGCGAAGATCTCGTCGGCCGCGTTCCTGACCGGCAGGGTGTTGGCGTAGAGGTCCCGACCGTGGAACTCGATCTCGAACGAGCTGGACTCGCCGTCGAAGACCGCCTCGAAGTAGGGTTCCACCTGCTCGACTATCTCGTCGGGGTAGATCTCGTAGACGCTGTTGCCGACGCGGTCGGCCGCCTCCACCCCGACCGTCTCCAGGAGCTGGCCGCCCGTGACCGTGTACTCCATGTCCGCGTCGAACATCGCCACCGCGCCGTCCGGGAAGTTCTCGACGAGTGTCCGGTAGCGCCGCTCGCTCTCGGCGAGGCGGCGCTCCCGCTCCCGCCGCTCGCTGATGTCGCGGACGACGCCCACGCGGTGCCAGTCGCCGTCGTCCTCCGGCAGCAGCGCGAAAGTCGCCTCGGAGAGGAACGTCTCGCCGCTGGACGTCCGCAGTTCGGCCTCCATGGCCGCCTCCTCGATTTGGTCCTCCTCCAGGGCAGTCTGTAGCTCGTTGGCCTCCTCGAGGGCGTCGTTGTCGACGACCGTCGAGACGTGCATCCCGACGAGTTCGTCCCGCGGGTAACCGAGCATCTCCGCGTACGCCGCGTTGACCATCGTGAAGTAGCCGTCCTCGTCGACCACGTAGACGCCGTCGTTGACAGCCTCGACGATGGTCTCGTAGCGCTCGAGGCGCTTCTCGCGTTCGACCTGCTCGGTGACGTCCTGTGTGAAGCTCAGCCCCGCGAAGGTCTCGTCGTCGCCGTCCTGCAGCGGCGTCGTCCACACCCGCCAGTAGCGCCCGTCGAGTCGGGTCGTCGTGCTGGTGGTCTCGCCGTCCTCGATGGCGGCCCGGAACAGCGGCTCGATGTCCGCGACGGTCTCATCGGGGAAGACCTCGGGCATCCGCTTGCCCTCGATCGCCGCCGAGGGCGGCATCGTCTCGCCGAGCGCCGTCCCCTCGGCCAGCGTGTACCGCAGGTCCTCGTCGAAGATGCCGACGGCGCCGTTCGGGAAGTGCTCTGCCAGCGTCCGATAGCGCCGCTCGCTCTCCGCGAGCTTCCGCTCGTACTCCTTGCGCTCGGTGATGTCCTGGGCCATCGTCAGCCCCGAGAAGACGTCGCCCGCCTCGTCGGCGATCGGCTCCGCGTAGATGACCCAGTCGCGGCCGACGTAGGAGAC includes:
- a CDS encoding PAS domain-containing protein; translated protein: MESSSPTDLDLESRLHRQEVVTDLARRALETGDLDRALDDAVAAVNETLGCGYCGVFESISGGETVALRAGNGWAQGTDGQTVDVETDSLLGDVLGRDGAVVVDDLATDERDADGLSTLLAEDDVVAAVAVRIGPAADPWGVLAAFATEPGAFSEVDGDFLERVGDVVTSAAAGESSTAAAGPSGDGPVATELEEIYGRISDAFFGLDEDWRFTYLNDRADELINPEGRSLVGEHIWEAFPEGADRAFKPKYERAMYDQETVSFEEYYPEPLDTWFEVRAYPSESGLSVYFRDITDRKAREQELERTERRFEAIFEDPNILVGLLEPDGTVLDINQTAMEYVDADLDAVVGEAFWETPWWSHDESVQADVREWTERAAEGEYVDFEADLEQPDGGRYTLNGVFRPVTDDEGNVVSIIVSDRDVTERRAYERRLAESEQRYRTLAERFPNGLVTLFNEDLRYTLATGQAFDYLPVSSEDVEGKTVREAWGDDVADDLEPLLEGVLAGESGSVEVSYVGRDWVIYAEPIADEAGDVFSGLTMAQDITERKEYERKLAESERRYRTLAEHFPNGAVGIFDEDLRYTLAEGTALGETMPPSAAIEGKRMPEVFPDETVADIEPLFRAAIEDGETTSTTTRLDGRYWRVWTTPLQDGDDETFAGLSFTQDVTEQVEREKRLERYETIVEAVNDGVYVVDEDGYFTMVNAAYAEMLGYPRDELVGMHVSTVVDNDALEEANELQTALEEDQIEEAAMEAELRTSSGETFLSEATFALLPEDDGDWHRVGVVRDISERRERERRLAESERRYRTLVENFPDGAVAMFDADMEYTVTGGQLLETVGVEAADRVGNSVYEIYPDEIVEQVEPYFEAVFDGESSSFEIEFHGRDLYANTLPVRNAADEIFAGMLVVQDVTERREYERELQARAHQQQAVAELGQFALVADDLDQLMAEAARRVSEVLDTDYCKVLDLDPASRELLLRQGVGWDEGIAGNATVGADEDDSQAGYTLRSDGPVVVEDLATESRFSGPELLTSHDVASGISTIIGSIDDPWGILGTHDTGRREFTDEDVNFVQSVANILAEAIERHQYQTELEDTVEKLEESNERLEQFAYAASHDLQEPLRMVSSYLKLIESRYVDELDEEAEEFIDFAVDGAERMREMIEALLAYSRIETRGDPFEPVDLEDVVDDVLADLQLQIQETGAEITIESLPTVQGDRGQLRQVFQNLLDNAIEYSGEERPQVHVGADRTGKRWVVSVSDEGIGIDPENTEMVFEVFQRLHSREQYAGTGIGLALCERIVERHGGDIWVESTPGEGSTFYFTLPASDGDADA